Proteins from one Tachyglossus aculeatus isolate mTacAcu1 chromosome 23, mTacAcu1.pri, whole genome shotgun sequence genomic window:
- the COQ6 gene encoding ubiquinone biosynthesis monooxygenase COQ6, mitochondrial isoform X3: MAAWARVAAVGAAAVRRCGGVQYGSGPAPAVYDVVVAGGGMVGAAAACALGHDVRLGRKRILLLEAGPKRAAGRPPAHFGNRVSAISPASADFLASFGAWEHICATRCKAFRRMQVWDGCSEALITFDRDELDAMGYIVENDVIMAALARRLEAVAGGGRRAGLAGAPGGGDPHRGLAVRPGGRGGHAAPVRGHRQQRGVAAVPPHGPHRAAAAVRHRQLPGLVHLPRAGGPAGRHGGGGLPGRRQLGLRTRHTESTPWPARGSTWASGTRPAWCGAWGGPPSTAGIWAPRASWPATRPNGSAATSACWPPPTSSRGSTPPPPPPPSCSGPWACRPPTPSAPSRNRSWPSRAGDAPGPAARYFGGNKRRTLGPHFRFSGVCC; encoded by the exons ATGGCGGCCTGGGCCCGTGTGGCGGCGGTGGGGGCGGCGGCCGTGAGGCGTTGCGGGGGCGTCCAGTACGGGTCCGGCCCGGCCCCAGCGGTGTACGACGTGGTGGTGGCCGGAGGGGGGATGGtgggcgccgccgccgcctgcgCGCTCG GGCACGACGTCCGCCTGGGCCGCAAGAGGATCCTGCTGCTGGAGGCCGGGCCCAAGAGGGCCGCGGGCCGCCCGCCTGCCCACTTCGGCAACCGAGTCAGCGCCATCTCCCCCGCCTCCGCCGACTTCCTCGCCA GTTTCGGCGCCTGGGAGCACATCTGCGCCACGCGATGCAAAGCCTTCCGGAGGATGCAG gTGTGGGACGGCTGCTCGGAAGCCCTGATCACGTTCGATAGGGACGAGCTGGACGCCATGGGCTACATCGTGGAGAACGACGTCATCATGGCGGCCCTCGCCCGGCGGCTGGAGGCCGTGGCGG GTGGGGGCCGACGGGCCGGACTCGCAGGTGCGCCGGGCGGCGGGGATCCGCACCGTGGGCTGGCCGTACGACCAGGAGGCCGTGGTGGCCACGCTGCACCTGTCCGAG gccaccGACAACAACGTGGCGTGGCAGCGGTTCCTCCCCACGGGCCCCATCGCGCTGCTGCCG cTGTCCGACACCGTCAGCTCCCTGGTCTGGTCCACCTCCCCCGAGCGGGCGGCCCGGCTGGTCGGCatggaggaggaggccttcctggacgcCGTCAACTCGGCCTTC gGACGCGGCACACAGAGTCCACCCCCTGGCCGGCCAGGGGGTCAACATGGGCTTCGGGGACGCGGCCAGCCTGGTGCGGCGCCTGGGGGGGGCCGCCTTCGACGGCAGGGATCTGG GCTCCCCGAGCCTCCTGGCCGGCTACGAGACCGAACGGCAGCGCCGCAACGTCTGCCTGCTGGCCGCCACCGACCTCCTCAAGAGGCTCtactcctccgccgccgcccccgccgtccTGCTCAGGACCCTGGGCCTGCAGGCCGCCAACGCCCTCGGCCCCGTCAAG GAACAGATCGTGGCCTTCGCGAGCAGGTGATGCCCCCGGACCCGCCGCCCGTTATTTTGGAGGAAATAAACGTCGGACGCTGGGCCCCCATTTCCGTTTTTCTGGCGTTTGTTGttga
- the COQ6 gene encoding ubiquinone biosynthesis monooxygenase COQ6, mitochondrial isoform X2, whose translation MAAWARVAAVGAAAVRRCGGVQYGSGPAPAVYDVVVAGGGMVGAAAACALGHDVRLGRKRILLLEAGPKRAAGRPPAHFGNRVSAISPASADFLASFGAWEHICATRCKAFRRMQVWDGCSEALITFDRDELDAMGYIVENDVIMAALARRLEAVADRVDVQYGSRAAELSWAAADPWLGVTLADGRRLRARLLVGADGPDSQVRRAAGIRTVGWPYDQEAVVATLHLSEATDNNVAWQRFLPTGPIALLPLSDTVSSLVWSTSPERAARLVGMEEEAFLDAVNSAFGRGTQSPPPGRPGGQHGLRGRGQPGAAPGGGRLRRQGSGLPEPPGRLRDRTAAPQRLPAGRHRPPQEALLLRRRPRRPAQDPGPAGRQRPRPRQGTDRGLREQVMPPDPPPVILEEINVGRWAPISVFLAFVVE comes from the exons ATGGCGGCCTGGGCCCGTGTGGCGGCGGTGGGGGCGGCGGCCGTGAGGCGTTGCGGGGGCGTCCAGTACGGGTCCGGCCCGGCCCCAGCGGTGTACGACGTGGTGGTGGCCGGAGGGGGGATGGtgggcgccgccgccgcctgcgCGCTCG GGCACGACGTCCGCCTGGGCCGCAAGAGGATCCTGCTGCTGGAGGCCGGGCCCAAGAGGGCCGCGGGCCGCCCGCCTGCCCACTTCGGCAACCGAGTCAGCGCCATCTCCCCCGCCTCCGCCGACTTCCTCGCCA GTTTCGGCGCCTGGGAGCACATCTGCGCCACGCGATGCAAAGCCTTCCGGAGGATGCAG gTGTGGGACGGCTGCTCGGAAGCCCTGATCACGTTCGATAGGGACGAGCTGGACGCCATGGGCTACATCGTGGAGAACGACGTCATCATGGCGGCCCTCGCCCGGCGGCTGGAGGCCGTGGCGG ATCGCGTGGACGTCCAGTACGGGAGCCGAGCGGCGGAGCTGTCCTGGGCCGCGGCCGACCCCTGGCTCGGCGTCACCCTGGCCGACGGCCGCCGCCTGCGCGCCCGGCTGCTG GTGGGGGCCGACGGGCCGGACTCGCAGGTGCGCCGGGCGGCGGGGATCCGCACCGTGGGCTGGCCGTACGACCAGGAGGCCGTGGTGGCCACGCTGCACCTGTCCGAG gccaccGACAACAACGTGGCGTGGCAGCGGTTCCTCCCCACGGGCCCCATCGCGCTGCTGCCG cTGTCCGACACCGTCAGCTCCCTGGTCTGGTCCACCTCCCCCGAGCGGGCGGCCCGGCTGGTCGGCatggaggaggaggccttcctggacgcCGTCAACTCGGCCTTC gGACGCGGCACACAGAGTCCACCCCCTGGCCGGCCAGGGGGTCAACATGGGCTTCGGGGACGCGGCCAGCCTGGTGCGGCGCCTGGGGGGGGCCGCCTTCGACGGCAGGGATCTGG GCTCCCCGAGCCTCCTGGCCGGCTACGAGACCGAACGGCAGCGCCGCAACGTCTGCCTGCTGGCCGCCACCGACCTCCTCAAGAGGCTCtactcctccgccgccgcccccgccgtccTGCTCAGGACCCTGGGCCTGCAGGCCGCCAACGCCCTCGGCCCCGTCAAG GAACAGATCGTGGCCTTCGCGAGCAGGTGATGCCCCCGGACCCGCCGCCCGTTATTTTGGAGGAAATAAACGTCGGACGCTGGGCCCCCATTTCCGTTTTTCTGGCGTTTGTTGttgagtga
- the COQ6 gene encoding ubiquinone biosynthesis monooxygenase COQ6, mitochondrial isoform X1, translating into MAAWARVAAVGAAAVRRCGGVQYGSGPAPAVYDVVVAGGGMVGAAAACALGHDVRLGRKRILLLEAGPKRAAGRPPAHFGNRVSAISPASADFLASFGAWEHICATRCKAFRRMQVWDGCSEALITFDRDELDAMGYIVENDVIMAALARRLEAVADRVDVQYGSRAAELSWAAADPWLGVTLADGRRLRARLLVGADGPDSQVRRAAGIRTVGWPYDQEAVVATLHLSEATDNNVAWQRFLPTGPIALLPLSDTVSSLVWSTSPERAARLVGMEEEAFLDAVNSAFWSDAEHMEAAAAAGRALRRILGVLGPAGPPARQLPPSVARVAPGSRARFPLALGHAADYVRPRLALVGDAAHRVHPLAGQGVNMGFGDAASLVRRLGGAAFDGRDLGSPSLLAGYETERQRRNVCLLAATDLLKRLYSSAAAPAVLLRTLGLQAANALGPVKEQIVAFASR; encoded by the exons ATGGCGGCCTGGGCCCGTGTGGCGGCGGTGGGGGCGGCGGCCGTGAGGCGTTGCGGGGGCGTCCAGTACGGGTCCGGCCCGGCCCCAGCGGTGTACGACGTGGTGGTGGCCGGAGGGGGGATGGtgggcgccgccgccgcctgcgCGCTCG GGCACGACGTCCGCCTGGGCCGCAAGAGGATCCTGCTGCTGGAGGCCGGGCCCAAGAGGGCCGCGGGCCGCCCGCCTGCCCACTTCGGCAACCGAGTCAGCGCCATCTCCCCCGCCTCCGCCGACTTCCTCGCCA GTTTCGGCGCCTGGGAGCACATCTGCGCCACGCGATGCAAAGCCTTCCGGAGGATGCAG gTGTGGGACGGCTGCTCGGAAGCCCTGATCACGTTCGATAGGGACGAGCTGGACGCCATGGGCTACATCGTGGAGAACGACGTCATCATGGCGGCCCTCGCCCGGCGGCTGGAGGCCGTGGCGG ATCGCGTGGACGTCCAGTACGGGAGCCGAGCGGCGGAGCTGTCCTGGGCCGCGGCCGACCCCTGGCTCGGCGTCACCCTGGCCGACGGCCGCCGCCTGCGCGCCCGGCTGCTG GTGGGGGCCGACGGGCCGGACTCGCAGGTGCGCCGGGCGGCGGGGATCCGCACCGTGGGCTGGCCGTACGACCAGGAGGCCGTGGTGGCCACGCTGCACCTGTCCGAG gccaccGACAACAACGTGGCGTGGCAGCGGTTCCTCCCCACGGGCCCCATCGCGCTGCTGCCG cTGTCCGACACCGTCAGCTCCCTGGTCTGGTCCACCTCCCCCGAGCGGGCGGCCCGGCTGGTCGGCatggaggaggaggccttcctggacgcCGTCAACTCGGCCTTC TGGAGCGACGCCGAGCACAtggaggcggcggcggcagcgggccGGGCCCTGCGGCGGATCCTGGGGGTCCTGGGCCCCGCGGGGCCCCCGGCCCGCCAGCTGCCCCCCAGCGTGGCCCGCGTGGCCCCCGGCAGCCGGGCCCGCTTCCCCCTGGCGCTGGGGCACGCCGCCGACTACGTCCGGCCCCGCCTCGCCCTCGTCGG gGACGCGGCACACAGAGTCCACCCCCTGGCCGGCCAGGGGGTCAACATGGGCTTCGGGGACGCGGCCAGCCTGGTGCGGCGCCTGGGGGGGGCCGCCTTCGACGGCAGGGATCTGG GCTCCCCGAGCCTCCTGGCCGGCTACGAGACCGAACGGCAGCGCCGCAACGTCTGCCTGCTGGCCGCCACCGACCTCCTCAAGAGGCTCtactcctccgccgccgcccccgccgtccTGCTCAGGACCCTGGGCCTGCAGGCCGCCAACGCCCTCGGCCCCGTCAAG GAACAGATCGTGGCCTTCGCGAGCAGGTGA